In a single window of the Patescibacteria group bacterium genome:
- the rplP gene encoding 50S ribosomal protein L16 — MLMPKKMKHRKAQKGRSRTRKIDTRGTFLVFGSYGLQALENIWLTARQIEAGRKAIAGYLKKGGKIWLRVFPDKPITKRPPEVTMGGGKGDLDHFAFPLKSGRIIYEIDGVSEEIAIEALRRAASKMPVKTKIVKKD, encoded by the coding sequence ATGTTGATGCCTAAAAAAATGAAACATCGAAAAGCGCAGAAGGGCAGATCTCGCACTAGAAAAATTGATACGCGGGGTACTTTTTTAGTGTTCGGTTCTTATGGTCTGCAGGCTTTAGAAAATATTTGGTTAACCGCTAGACAAATTGAGGCAGGAAGAAAGGCAATCGCAGGATATCTAAAAAAAGGAGGTAAAATTTGGTTAAGAGTTTTCCCTGATAAGCCAATTACTAAAAGACCGCCAGAGGTAACAATGGGTGGTGGAAAAGGAGATTTAGATCATTTCGCTTTTCCTTTAAAATCAGGTCGAATTATTTATGAGATTGATGGTGTCAGCGAAGAAATAGCAATTGAGGCTTTAAGAAGGGCCGCTTCGAAAATGCCGGTTAAAACCAAGATAGTTAAAAAGGATTAA
- the rpmC gene encoding 50S ribosomal protein L29, translating into MIKFEELKKLPKAELQKLLAENQNRLKDLRFNLSFGKVKDISAIKKTKKLIAQILTILNQNHDKEK; encoded by the coding sequence ATGATAAAATTTGAAGAATTAAAAAAATTACCAAAAGCAGAATTGCAAAAACTTCTAGCAGAAAACCAAAATCGACTAAAAGACTTGCGTTTTAATTTGTCTTTCGGTAAAGTAAAAGATATAAGCGCAATTAAAAAAACAAAAAAATTAATTGCCCAAATTTTAACTATTTTAAATCAAAATCATG